The genomic stretch AATTGTCGGGCTCCAGTGTTCAGGTGGCGGAGGCAGCCGGCGAGATGCTCCAGAAGCTGGTCCCCGACATCCAGAAGACGGCGGAGCTGGTGCAGGAGATCACGGCGGCAAGCAGCGAACAGAACGCAGGGGCCGAACAGATCAACAAGGCCATCCAGCAGCTCGATCAGGTCATCCAGCAGAATGCAGGGGCATCCGAGGAGATGGCCTCGACCTCGGAAGAGCTCGCCTCCCAGGCCGAGCAGCTCCAGAGCACTATCGCCTTCTTCAAGCTCAACGAGGAGTGCAGGACCCCGGCGCAGCGGCGTTCCGCCGGTTCCGCAGCAGCGGCACGGAAGGCGGCTCCCAAAACCAGGGTAGCCCATATCAGCCGCGACAAGACCTCTCATAAGGCCCGAGGGGCGGAAACCGCGGAACAGCATGCCGGCGTTGCCCTCCAGATGGGAGGCAACGGCAGCGACAGGCTGGATAAAGAGTTCGAGAGCTTCTAGCGACGGGGGAACCGCCTATGTTCAGAAAGACTATGGAGAAAATAAAAAACATCAGCTCAATGGGCGACCTGCATCGGTCGCTCGATGAGCTCGCTTCCGCCACGCACTCGATTCTCGAGAATAACGAGGTCTCTCTCGAAGAGGCCGGCGACCTCGCAAAGCACCTCACCGAAATACGTCTCATGGTAACCTATCTCAGCCACATGCGCTCGGCTGCATCACCCGGGATGGAGGCCTGCCCCCCTTTCGAGAATCTGAAAGACCGCTACCTGCAGCTGGAAGGTCTTGCCAAGGAGATACGGAACGACCGATACAGGGCAGAGAGCTGATCTCTCCTGATGGTTTCCGCCTTCCGTCTTACTCTCCCGATGAGAGCAGGGCGCACGTCCTGCTCTCATCGGTGACGCCGATAGACAGTCCTTTGCTCCATAGTCTAAAATAGTGGTGACGCTCGGGATATTTCATTGCAGGAATACCGTGCCAGGAGTGCTACATGCCGGGAGGGTATAGTTATGAACGATGAGCGTTACACCAGGCTGATCTGTAAAAAGTTCTGCAGCTTCTACAAAGGGACCACCGAGGAGCTGCGCTGCGAAACCTACAACTTCCTCGCTGAACATCTCACCCCTGCTGAACTGAATACCCTGCTCACCCTGGCGAGGCTCGTCGAACGGGAGAGCGCTCCCGATTTTTCCAAAGATGCCGAAGTGAATACGCTCGTCTGCGAGCGGTGCGAATTCCGCATAGACGGCTGTGACTTCAGGGAGAACGGTTCAGCGCCCCCCTGCGGCGGGTATGTAATCATCGAGAAGCTGCTATCGTGAGGAGGCCGCTGCATCCGGCTCCTCCACCGTGTAATGGCCTGAGATCGGAATACTTTCCCACTGCCCGCTCTTTTGATACTGCCACC from Nitrospirota bacterium encodes the following:
- a CDS encoding methyl-accepting chemotaxis protein, encoding LSGSSVQVAEAAGEMLQKLVPDIQKTAELVQEITAASSEQNAGAEQINKAIQQLDQVIQQNAGASEEMASTSEELASQAEQLQSTIAFFKLNEECRTPAQRRSAGSAAAARKAAPKTRVAHISRDKTSHKARGAETAEQHAGVALQMGGNGSDRLDKEFESF